A region of the Candidatus Methylomirabilota bacterium genome:
GCGCGGCGCCGTCCGTCGCCGTGCGTGTCGCGGGCCGCTCGCCCGCGAGCAGGCGCCGGAGCAGGCCGGACAGCACGAGGTTCACCGGGCTTACCCGGACGAAGCTTGCGCACGCGGCGCGGATCGCGCGCGCGCCCTCCGCGTCCACGCCCCATACGCGCAGCGCCTCACGCGGGATCGGCGCGAGGCTCGGCACCGCGAGCCCGTTGGCCGCGCGCCACGCCGCCGTCTGCGCCAGGCCGCTCGTGAAGGCCGGCCCCAGTGCGGCCCAGGTCCAGGGAAGCCAGCCCGGGCGTGTCGCCAGATGTCGCTGGAGCGAGGAGACATACGGCACGCCCCAGAGACGGCGAATCTCGGCGTAGATCGCCGCGATCTCGTCCCTCGCATCGGCTTCGCGCAGCTCGGCCAGCATGCGGCGGCGCCGGCCGCGGTCCGACGACGCGGCTAGGCCGGCATCCCCTCCGGCGGGTCCACGGGCACCGTGCCCATGTCGGCGGGCACGGAGACCTCGAGGATCTCGAGCGTCTCGGAGGTGGCGGTCTCGTTGTGGCGCAGGCCTCCGGGGATGTAGAGCGACTCGCCCTCCTGCACCCGCAGCGTCTGGCCGTCCTCGAACGAGAGATCGACCCAGCCCTTGAGCACGTAGACGAACTGGCCCTCGCACACGTGGTAGTGCCAGCCGGTAGGCTTGGTCATGCCCTGGGTCGCGCTCATCACCTGCGCGCGCATGCGCCCGCTGCTGGCGGCGGTCACGCCCAGATCCTGATACTTGAGGAAGGTGCGCCGCCCCGCGACGAAGGGCGCAGTGGCGGGCGTGGCGTGCGCGAGCTTGCCGGCGGGGATCGTGGTCGTGCTGTCCATGCTTGGCCTCCGCGGAAGAGAGTCAGGGACCAGACCGTGAATGGCTGGACTCTACCACGGAGGCAGGCAAGATGAAGTCCATGCGACCCGCTGCCGAGATTCGAATCCGCTGACCAGGGGAGGAGCCATCATGGCCGAGACGCTGTCCGCCGAAGCGAAGGCGCTGATCGACCGTCCCAATTTCGCTCATCTCTCCACGCTGATGCCCGACGGCTCGCCGCTGAGCACGCCGGTGTGGGTAGCGCGCGAGGGCGATCGCCTGATCGTCTGCACCAGCGAGGGCTCGTTGAAGGGACGCAACACCAAGCGCGATCCTCGCGTGGCCCTCTCCATCGTGGACTTCGGCAACCCCTACGAGGAGATCCAGCTCCGCGGACGGGTGGTCGAGCGCCGGCCCGACCCCGACCTTAAGACCATGGATCCGGTGTCGCACAAGTACATCGGCAAGCCGTTCCCGATGCGGAGCTACGAGGGCCGCGTGGCGCTGGTGGTCCAGGTGGACAAGGCGAAGTACACGAAGCTGCCGTTCGAGCACACGCCGCCCAAGCGCTGAGCCGGCCCGGCGGCGCGCCCGCTAGGCGGTGAAGGCGATGCGCCCGAACCGGGCCTCGGCGCTCGTGCGCGTGTCGTTGGTGTCGATGGATAGCGCAATGGCGCCGGGCGCCTCCGGCGCCTCGCCGAAGATCCGCCGGTAGTCCGCCACCACGTCGTGACGCTCGTCCGTCCAGCGGCCGAGCCCGGTCTCGCCGGATCGCGCCACCACGAAGGTCACCGTGCCGGTCTTGGTGCTTTTCACGATCGTGCCGGTGGGCAGCGCCGGGTCCCACACGTAGCCCAGGAGGCGCGAGCGCAGCAGGGCGGGGAAGCGCGGCCAGATCACGAAGATGTGACCGGTGGCGTCCGAGGTCGCGCGCTCGCGGAGATCGGCGCCCCGGGGCAGGCTCACGACCCTCCACGCCCAGGTGAGGATCGGCGTCACCGCGAGGTCCACGTGCAGCGCGTGGGCGATCGTGGAGTGGTCGCCCGCGCTGCGGAGCGTCAGGGCGCGGCGACCCTCGTCCTCCACCACGGTGAAGTCGTAGGCGGGGTGGCCGTGTGGCGTCTCGTACTTCTCCCAGCCCGGCGGCACGCCGTGGGCCCCAAGGGTCGCCCCGCTCCAGTCCTCGACGGTGGAGGGGGCGGCCGCGGCCGGCCCCATGCGCGCGAGGGGGCGCGCCAAGGCAGCCAACGTCGACGTGATGAGCAGCGCGCGCCGCGAGAGCATCCTTCAGTCAGCGTAGCAGAGTGCGGTGTAGGCTTCGGGGCATGGGCCTCGGGGAATGGCTCGACGCGCAGCTGTTCGAGCGGCGCATCGTGACGCTGACGGGCCCGCTCGACGACGGCGCGGCGACCCGGGCCGCGGGGGCGCTGACCGCGCTGGACGCCGACGGCGTCGAGCCCATCGAGCTCCACCTCGACAGTCCCGACGGTGCGCTCGGGGCGGCCTTCCTCGTGATCGACACGGTCGGCCTGCTGCGGGCCCCCGTCCGCGTCCGCTGCCGCGGCCAGGTCGGCGGCCCTGCCATCGGGATCCTGGCCGCCGCCGAGCGGCGGATGGCGGGGGCGCACGCTCGCTTCCGCCTCGCCCAACCCACCGCGCGCTTCACGGGGACGCCGGCGGAGCTCGAATCACGGAACCGGGAGCAGCAGGACCTCCTCTGGCGGCTGTACGCCCTGGTCGGCCGGCGGTGCCACCGCCCTGCCGAGGAGGTGGCCGAGGACATGCGCCGCGGGCGCTACCTGGATGCGGCCGAGGCCCTCGCCTATGGCCTCCTCGACGAGGTGGTTTGACAAGCGCGCGCGTGGCAGCCTAGCATCGGCCAGGCATCCGCGCGCCGGCCGCTCCGGACTCCCAGGAGGCATCACGTGGGCGAGATTCTCGGCTTGGGCATGACCCATTACCCGCCGCTCATCAGCCATGACCAGAACATGGCCGACATCCTCCGCGCGATCATGAAGGACCCCGGCCTGCCGGAGCGCTACCGGGATCCGTCCGGCTGGCCCGAGCCCATGCGGCGCGAGTACGCGGGCGACGGCGGCACCGCGGCGGCGGCCGGCCACCGCGCGAGCCTGCTGCGGCATTTCCGCCACGCGCGGAGGCTCCTCGACGAGTTCCGCCCCGACGTGGTGGTGATCTGGGGCGACGATCAGCACGAGAACTTCACCGCCGACATCATTCCGCCCTTCTGCGTGCTCGCCTACGATCAGATCGAGGCCAGGCACCGCAAGCGCGACGCGGGGAGCAAT
Encoded here:
- a CDS encoding cupin domain-containing protein, with amino-acid sequence MDSTTTIPAGKLAHATPATAPFVAGRRTFLKYQDLGVTAASSGRMRAQVMSATQGMTKPTGWHYHVCEGQFVYVLKGWVDLSFEDGQTLRVQEGESLYIPGGLRHNETATSETLEILEVSVPADMGTVPVDPPEGMPA
- a CDS encoding PPOX class F420-dependent oxidoreductase, which translates into the protein MAETLSAEAKALIDRPNFAHLSTLMPDGSPLSTPVWVAREGDRLIVCTSEGSLKGRNTKRDPRVALSIVDFGNPYEEIQLRGRVVERRPDPDLKTMDPVSHKYIGKPFPMRSYEGRVALVVQVDKAKYTKLPFEHTPPKR
- a CDS encoding DUF3047 domain-containing protein; this encodes MLSRRALLITSTLAALARPLARMGPAAAAPSTVEDWSGATLGAHGVPPGWEKYETPHGHPAYDFTVVEDEGRRALTLRSAGDHSTIAHALHVDLAVTPILTWAWRVVSLPRGADLRERATSDATGHIFVIWPRFPALLRSRLLGYVWDPALPTGTIVKSTKTGTVTFVVARSGETGLGRWTDERHDVVADYRRIFGEAPEAPGAIALSIDTNDTRTSAEARFGRIAFTA
- a CDS encoding ATP-dependent Clp protease proteolytic subunit, whose protein sequence is MGLGEWLDAQLFERRIVTLTGPLDDGAATRAAGALTALDADGVEPIELHLDSPDGALGAAFLVIDTVGLLRAPVRVRCRGQVGGPAIGILAAAERRMAGAHARFRLAQPTARFTGTPAELESRNREQQDLLWRLYALVGRRCHRPAEEVAEDMRRGRYLDAAEALAYGLLDEVV